GTTGTGCGGTTCGTTCTCGGCGAGCCAGGCCAGTTTGGGCAGGGTGAAGCTCGCCACCGGCACGAGGCCGGTTCGCTCGGCGAGCTCGTCCGCTCCGTGGCGTTCGATCAGCTCACGAGCCTGCGGGGCCGATCTGGTGTCGTTCCACAGCAGCGCGTCCCGCAGGGGGGTGCCGCCGTTGTCGAGCGGAACCAGGCCGTGCTGTTGACCGGCGACCGAGACGGCCTCGACGGGACCGGGGGCCTGGTCGAGCGCCTGCCGGACCGCCTCGCCGCAGGCCGTCCACCACACGGCGGGGTCGATCTCGGTCTGAGGAGGATGTGGGGACTTTCCTTCGGAGACCACCACGCCGTCCTCCGAGTTCACCACCACGGCCTTGGTGGACTGAGTGGACGAGTCGATACCCAGAACGAACACGACTTCCTCCTCGAAAAGCACTGCGTCGTGAATGTGTGAGACTACGCCGAACGCGGGCTGCGAGGCAGCCCGCGTTCGGCGTCCGAATTGCGTTGTCCGTCGGCCCGCGTCGCGGGTGCTCGCCCGGTGGAGCCATCTGAAGGCCCGTGCGGCGTGGCCTGTCGGGCATATCGCGCCCGAGTCAACACCTACGCGACGGGCGGAGCGGCAACGCGGCCGTCGTGCTTCCGGGAGAAGCCCACCCCGCGCGGGACACGGGGTGGGGAACCGATCCGGAAGACCTCGTTCCGCGAGAGGGCCGACGAGAGGATCGGGCCGTACTCAGCCCACCCCCATGAGGTGCTCCAGAGCGAGCTGATCGAGGCGTTCGTAGTGCATGGCCCGCTTGCCCGCCTCCTCCGGATCGAAGTCCTCCTTCGCGGTGAGCAGCTCCACTGCCTTCTCCTCCGGAGCGAGCGTGGGCTCACGGAGCTCGGTGACACGGGACGCTTCCAGCGCCTCCCGCACCCTGGGATCGGCGCGGAAGGCCGCGGCACGGTCCCGGAGGATCAGGTAGTTGCGCATGCAGCCCGCCGCCGAGTCCCACACGCCTTCCTCGTCCTCGGTGCGCGACGGTTTGAAGTCGAAGTGCCGCGGACCGGAGTAACCCGCGCTCTCCAGCAGGTCGACTGTGAAAAAGGCGCTTTTGAGATCACCGGCGCCGAAGCGCAGATCCTGGTCGAACTTGGCGCCGTGCTGGCCGTTGAGGTCGAGGTGGAACAGTTTGTCCGACCACAGTGCCTGGGCGATGCCGTGCACGTAGTTGAGTCCGGCCATCTGTTCGTGCCCGACTTCCGGGTTCACCCCGACCATCTCGGGGTGCTGGAGACGCTCGATGAACGCCAGCACGTGTCCCACGGTGGGCAGCAGGATGTCCCCGCGGGGTTCGTTCGGCTTGGGTTCCAGGGCCAGTCGCAGGTCGTATCCCCGCTCGCGGATGAACTCGCAGACCAGGTCGATGCCTTCCTTGTAGCGCTCGAACGCGCTGTAGGCGTCGATCGCGGCATCCGATTCGGAGCCTTCCCTCCCGCCCCAGGCCACGAAGGTCTTTGCTCCCAGTTCCGCCGCCAACTCGACGTTGCGCAGTACCTTGCGCAGTGCGAAGCGCCGGATGTCGCGGTCGTTGGCCGTGAGGGCGCCGTCCTTGAAAACCGGGTGTCCGAAGAGGTTGGTCGTCACCATCGGAACG
This genomic stretch from Actinopolyspora halophila DSM 43834 harbors:
- the xylA gene encoding xylose isomerase, whose amino-acid sequence is MNDYSPTPTDKFSFGLWTVGFQGADPFGAATRSELDPVRAVHKLAERGAWGVTFHDDDLIPFAASETEREDAVSRFRGALDETGMTVPMVTTNLFGHPVFKDGALTANDRDIRRFALRKVLRNVELAAELGAKTFVAWGGREGSESDAAIDAYSAFERYKEGIDLVCEFIRERGYDLRLALEPKPNEPRGDILLPTVGHVLAFIERLQHPEMVGVNPEVGHEQMAGLNYVHGIAQALWSDKLFHLDLNGQHGAKFDQDLRFGAGDLKSAFFTVDLLESAGYSGPRHFDFKPSRTEDEEGVWDSAAGCMRNYLILRDRAAAFRADPRVREALEASRVTELREPTLAPEEKAVELLTAKEDFDPEEAGKRAMHYERLDQLALEHLMGVG